From one Eucalyptus grandis isolate ANBG69807.140 chromosome 9, ASM1654582v1, whole genome shotgun sequence genomic stretch:
- the LOC104455546 gene encoding G-type lectin S-receptor-like serine/threonine-protein kinase At1g61370 encodes MRLMIAWCSCLVFFFLVQASHIASGLVYNITTSEPLFPNQTLVSSGQIFELGFFTPNGSENQYVGLWYKNLRPSKIVWVANRDVPLVYTDRSARLTIGRDGNLKLVDGQHNIVWSTNVSGQSNKTTASLLDSGNFVLQDTTYSVIWGSFEDPTDTLLPGMKVGLNVRTGAKQYLISWRSDSDPSSGSFLTGMTSETPPQPFTWNGATPHWRGGQWDKTKFIGIADMDQSYLSGFNVQQDIQQGTTYFWFDTYNRFFGFMFVSPEGSLKTMIWDDGAKAWLTNWVAPNNTREIYGICGPFGVCNSLNSRTCRCLYGFVPKSNVEWNSGNWTGGCVREIELNCQKNTSTSASTKVKKDAFWPMSQMKLPDSGDYLSDIGDQEGCLSWCLSNCSCLAYSYVGTIGCMVWTKDLIDLQEFPTVGEDLFVRVAHVKAGGSSQKAVSISLSIIAGIMFFSALVFGLYKWRARKRGNLSKFPRLLDSVDTSENLGELVQGNAWKELLKQDDSLDLTLFSFDSILLATNKFSTASKLGQGGFGSVYKGKLNDGKEIAVKRLSSSSAQGVEEFKNEIVLISKLQHRNLVKLIGYCIEGEEKILVYEYLSNKSLDTFLFDSRKKSELDWGKRFQIIQEIGRGLLYLHRDSCLRIIHRDLKVSNILLDEKMNPKISDFGLARMFEGTQVLVNTHKIVGTPGYMSPEYAIGGMFSERSDIYSFGVLLLEIVSGKKNTALCEQGQYLNLLSFAWHLWSTGRALDLLDETIAVSSPLEVTRCIHVGLLCVQDRAMDRPNMSDVVLMLSSESDLPQPRHPTYTFQTELPNRAIPAQQESIWSVNTVTDTIVEGR; translated from the exons ATGCGACTTATGATTGCTTGGTGCTCTTgcttggtcttcttcttcctagtTCAGGCAAGTCATATAGCCAGTGGCCTGGTTTACAATATTACTACATCAGAGCCGCTCTTTCCGAACCAAACTCTTGTCTCCTCTGGCCAAATCTTCGAGCTTGGGTTCTTCACGCCGAATGGGTCAGAAAATCAGTATGTTGGCTTATGGTACAAGAACTTGAGGCCTTCTAAAATCGTGTGGGTGGCCAATAGGGATGTGCCGCTTGTGTACACAGATCGGTCTGCGAGATTAACCATAGGCAGAGACGGGAATTTGAAGCTCGTGGACGGACAACATAACATAGTTTGGTCCACCAATGTCTCGGGTCAGTCCAATAAAACTACAGCATCGCTATTAGATAGTGGAAATTTTGTTCTGCAAGATACCACTTATAGTGTTATATGGGGAAGCTTCGAGGATCCAACAGACACTCTTCTTCCGGGAATGAAGGTGGGATTAAATGTCAGGACTGGAGCGAAACAGTATCTAATTTCCTGGAGAAGTGACAGTGATCCATCCTCTGGAAGTTTCTTGACTGGAATGACATCAGAGACTCCCCCACAACCTTTCACTTGGAATGGTGCAACCCCTCACTGGAGAGGCGGGCAATgggacaaaacaaaatttattgGCATAGCAGATATGGACCAATCATACTTGAGTGGGTTCAATGTCCAGCAAGATATTCAGCAAGGGACCACTTACTTTTGGTTCGATACTTACAACAGGTTCTTTGGATTCATGTTCGTATCACCGGAAGGATCTCTTAAGACAATGATATGGGATGATGGAGCTAAGGCATGGTTGACAAATTGGGTGGCACCAAACAATACGCGTGAGATTTACGGAATTTGTGGTCCTTTTGGAGTTTGTAACTCATTGAATTCACGTACTTGCAGATGCTTGTATGGGTTtgtgccaaaatcaaatgtagAATGGAACAGTGGAAACTGGACTGGAGGATGTGTAAGAGAGATAGAATTGAATTGCCAGAAAAACACAAGCACCTCAGCTTCAACAAAGGTAAAGAAAGATGCCTTTTGGCCAATGAGCCAGATGAAGCTACCTGACTCTGGGGACTATTTATCAGACATTGGAGATCAAGAAGGATGTCTAAGCTGGTGCCTGAGTAATTGTTCTTGCTTGGCTTATTCTTATGTCGGCACCATCGGGTGTATGGTTTGGACTAAAGACCTCATTGATCTTCAGGAATTTCCCACAGTTGGGGAAGATCTATTTGTTCGAGTTGCACATGTAAAGGCAg GTGGATCATCCCAGAAAGCAGTTAGCATCAGCCTGAGTATTATTGCCGGGATCATGTTCTTTTCCGCATTGGTTTTTGGTCTTTACAAATGGAGAGCTAGGAAAAGAG GAAACTTGAGCAAATTTCCAAGGCTCCTTGACTCGGTAGATACATCTGAAAATCTGGGTGAATTGGTACAAGGAAATGCATGGAAAGAGCTGCTGAAGCAAGATGATTCTCTGGATTTGACCCTTTTCAGTTTTGATAGCATACTACTAGCTACAAACAAGTTCAGCACAGCTAGTAAACTTGGCCAAGGAGGGTTTGGCTCCGTCTACAAG GGAAAGCTGAATGATGGGAAAGAGATAGCTGTGAAAAGACTTTCTAGTAGCTCGGCCCAAGGTGTTGAAGAGTTCAAGAATGAGATTGTCCTAATATCGAAACTCCAACATAGAAATCTTGTTAAACTCATTGGTTACTgcattgaaggagaagaaaagattttGGTGTACGAGTACTTGTCGAACAAAAGCTTGGAcacctttctttttg ATTCAAGAAAAAAGTCAGAACTCGACTGGGGCAAACGATTCCAAATTATTCAGGAGATTGGAAGGGGGCTTCTCTACCTCCATCGAGATTCTTGCCTCAGGATCATACATCGAGATTTAAAAGTGAGCAATATTCTCTTGGATGAAAAGATGAACCCAAAAATTTCGGATTTTGGGCTGGCTCGAATGTTCGAGGGCACTCAAGTTTTGGTGAACACTCACAAAATTGTCGGAACACC TGGCTATATGTCTCCTGAGTATGCCATAGGTGGAATGTTTTCCGAGAGGTCCGACATCTATAGCTTTGGGGTCTTGCTACTGGAGATTGTGAGCGGCAAAAAGAACACGGCCCTGTGTGAACAGGGACAATATCTCAATCTCCTTTCCTTC GCATGGCATTTATGGAGTACAGGCAGAGCATTGGACCTACTGGATGAAACAATTGCTGTTAGCTCTCCGTTGGAGGTAACAAGATGCATCCATGTTGGGCTTCTCTGTGTTCAGGACCGTGCCATGGATAGACCAAACATGTCTGATGTGGTTCTGATGCTAAGCAGCGAATCTGATCTTCCCCAGCCGAGACACCCCACATATACTTTCCAAACCGAATTGCCAAACCGTGCTATTCCAGCACAGCAAGAAAGCATCTGGTCTGTTAACACCGTCACTGATACAATAGTCGAAGGAAGATGA